GTACAATAGAGTTAGGAGATAACCTAACTTTAAATGGAAATACTGGAGAAATTAAAGCTGGCAATACAACATTATCAGATGCAGGTTTAAAAGTTGGAGATGTAACTGTATCAAGTACTGGAATAGATGCAGGAGGTAAAAAAATTACTAATGTAGCTAAAGGAGAAGCTCTAACAGATGCAGTAAATGTAAGTCAGTTAGAGGAAGTTAAGACTCAAGTTGCTGCTAACAGTAATCTTAAATATAAAGCAGATAAAGGGGATTCAAGTATATCTCTGGCAACTGGAACTTTAGGAATTGTAGGAGATAAGGATAACATTGAAACATCTATTACTCCAACTGGTGAAGTTAAAGTTGCACTGAAAGACACAATATATGTTGGTGGAGAAAATGGAATAAATCCAGTAGAGATAGATGGAGTTGGTGGAAAAGTCAAAGTAGGTAATAAAGAGAATAAGATTGACTTAGATGGAAACAACGGAATTATAAAGGCTGGTCAAAATGTTGTTATAGATGGAGGAAATAAATCTGAAATAGTACTAAAAGGATCAGGAACAGATAAGGTAAAGATAGATGGAACTGCAAGTACAATAGAGTTAGGAGATAAACTAACTTTAAATGGAAATACTGGAGAAATTAAAACTGGTAATGTAACATTATCAGATGCAGGTTTAAAAGCTGGAGATGTAACTGTATCAAGTGCTGGAATAGATGCAGGAAATAAAAAAGTTACAAATGTAGCCAAAGGAGAAGCTCCAACAGATGCAGTAAATGTAGAACAGCTTGAAGAAAACACTAATCTTACATATGCAGGAAATAAAGGTCAGGGAACAATTAAACTTAAAGATAAACCACTTACAATAAAAGGAGAAACTGAGGGTCATGCTAATCCTAATATGTAACAAGTGCTGATACAGATGGAAATATAACAGCTGACTTAAATGACAATGTAAATGTTAATGAAAGTGTAAATGTTGGTAAAGGTCAATATGTTATCAATATTGATGCTACACAGGCTAACAATAGAGTTATAACAGGACTTACTAATACTACCTGGGATCCTGATAATATAGTGGAAGACCGTGCTGCAACAGAAGGACAGATAAAAGCAGCAGTGAATATAGCATCTAAGACAATAATCAAAGGCAGTGGAGCAGTTGTAGCTACACCAGTTACTGATGAAGCTGGACATAAAGGTTATAATATCCATGTGGATAGAATTGTACAATATGTAGATTCTGAAGGACGAGATGTTATAAAAGATGGTGACAATTTCTATCTAATTAATAATGGACAGATAGACAGAACTAAGAAGATAGCTCAAAGTGATGTAAGTGTAAGAATGGTTAATCCTGATGGCAGCACATCTACACCTACAAGACTTGGAAATGTGGCAGCAGGAAGAGTGGCACCAGACAGTACTGATGCTGTAAATGGATCACAACTTCATGCTACAAATCAACAGGTTGCAGATAACACAAGAAGAATTGATGAAAATGCAAGAGAGATACATGATTTAAGAAGAGACCATAACAATGGTATGGCACAGATGTCAGCAATGGCTGCAGTAGACTTTGTTCACGTAAATCCTAACAAGATGAAGGTAGGAGCTGGAGTTGGAGGATATAAAGGGGCAAGAGCTGTAGCAGTAGGAGTTGCATATGCACCAACCGAACACTTCTTAATCAATGC
The nucleotide sequence above comes from Fusobacterium sp. DD2. Encoded proteins:
- a CDS encoding YadA-like family protein → MEDRAATEGQIKAAVNIASKTIIKGSGAVVATPVTDEAGHKGYNIHVDRIVQYVDSEGRDVIKDGDNFYLINNGQIDRTKKIAQSDVSVRMVNPDGSTSTPTRLGNVAAGRVAPDSTDAVNGSQLHATNQQVADNTRRIDENAREIHDLRRDHNNGMAQMSAMAAVDFVHVNPNKMKVGAGVGGYKGARAVAVGVAYAPTEHFLINAKWSTPTTTHRGSAFGIGATYEFNCD